In Prosthecobacter vanneervenii, one DNA window encodes the following:
- the kdpA gene encoding potassium-transporting ATPase subunit KdpA has protein sequence MHSTDWLQFALFIGLLALITKPLGLYLVQVLDADGRTWLDPVLKPLENLSYKLLGVDPRREQTWLQYTFAMLAFSLVGVVFTYAILRLQDVLPLNPQGFPALSHHLAFNTAVSFTTNTNWQSYGGEATMSYFSQMVGLTFHNFTSAAVGIGIAAALVRGISRSSAKTVGSFWADLVRVTYYLLLPICLVFAIFLVSQGMIQNFDAYTKAKTLEGAEQVIAQGPVASQVAIKMLGTNGGGFMNANAAHPFENPTPLSNFVQMLSIFAIGSALTYYLGRMVKNQGHGWAVWAAMMVLFVGGVLVCAHYEAMGNPIHQQLGVAAADGNMEGKEVRFGVFNSALFATITTAASCGAVNSMHDSFTALGGLVPLFMIELGEVVIGGVGAGLYGMLVFVILAVFIAGLMVGRTPEYLGKKIQAREVKLAMLTLLILTLSILGFTAWACVSAWGMAGLNNAGPHGFSEMLYAFSSATGNNGSAFAGLTANTPWYNTTLGLAMLIGRFLMIVPIMAIAGSLAGKQAVPPSAGTFPVNGATFTVLLIGTVLLIGALNFLPALALGPVVEHFLTTQGRLF, from the coding sequence ATGCACTCCACCGACTGGCTGCAATTTGCTCTTTTCATCGGCCTCCTGGCCCTCATCACCAAGCCGCTGGGCCTCTACCTCGTGCAGGTGCTGGACGCCGACGGCCGCACCTGGCTGGACCCGGTGCTCAAGCCTCTGGAAAATCTCAGCTACAAGCTGCTGGGCGTGGACCCCAGGCGTGAGCAGACCTGGCTGCAGTACACCTTTGCCATGCTGGCCTTCAGCCTCGTGGGCGTGGTCTTCACTTATGCGATCCTGCGCCTGCAGGATGTGCTGCCGCTGAATCCGCAGGGCTTTCCTGCCTTGAGTCATCACCTGGCCTTCAACACGGCTGTCAGCTTCACCACCAACACCAACTGGCAGAGCTATGGCGGCGAGGCCACGATGTCCTACTTTTCGCAGATGGTGGGGCTGACCTTTCACAACTTCACCTCCGCCGCCGTGGGCATTGGCATCGCCGCAGCTCTGGTGCGTGGCATCTCCCGCAGCTCGGCTAAGACGGTGGGCAGCTTCTGGGCCGATCTGGTGCGTGTGACGTATTACCTCCTGCTGCCGATCTGCCTGGTGTTTGCCATCTTCCTGGTCTCACAGGGCATGATTCAAAACTTTGACGCCTACACCAAGGCGAAGACGTTGGAAGGTGCGGAGCAGGTCATCGCCCAGGGGCCGGTGGCCTCGCAGGTGGCCATCAAAATGTTGGGCACCAATGGCGGCGGCTTCATGAATGCGAATGCAGCGCATCCTTTCGAAAATCCGACCCCGCTTTCCAACTTCGTGCAGATGCTCTCGATCTTCGCCATCGGCAGCGCGCTGACCTACTACCTCGGGCGCATGGTAAAGAACCAAGGGCACGGCTGGGCTGTGTGGGCTGCCATGATGGTGCTCTTTGTCGGCGGTGTGCTTGTGTGTGCCCACTATGAGGCCATGGGAAACCCCATCCATCAGCAGCTCGGCGTAGCCGCCGCGGATGGCAACATGGAGGGCAAGGAGGTGCGTTTTGGGGTTTTCAATTCAGCCCTGTTTGCCACCATCACCACGGCGGCTTCCTGCGGTGCGGTGAACTCCATGCACGACTCCTTCACCGCCCTCGGCGGGCTGGTGCCGCTCTTTATGATCGAGTTGGGAGAAGTGGTCATCGGCGGTGTCGGTGCCGGGTTGTACGGCATGCTTGTGTTTGTCATCCTCGCAGTTTTCATCGCAGGTCTCATGGTGGGACGCACACCGGAGTATCTGGGCAAGAAGATCCAGGCCAGGGAGGTAAAGCTGGCCATGCTGACGCTGCTCATCCTCACACTCAGCATCCTGGGCTTCACCGCCTGGGCCTGCGTGAGCGCCTGGGGCATGGCGGGCCTGAACAATGCCGGACCGCATGGCTTCAGCGAGATGCTCTATGCTTTCAGCTCAGCCACCGGCAACAACGGCAGCGCCTTCGCAGGTCTCACCGCTAATACACCGTGGTATAACACCACGCTGGGCCTTGCCATGCTCATAGGTCGCTTCCTCATGATCGTTCCCATCATGGCCATTGCCGGATCGCTCGCGGGCAAGCAGGCCGTGCCTCCGAGCGCCGGAACTTTTCCAGTCAATGGCGCCACCTTCACCGTGCTGCTCATCGGCACCGTGCTGCTCATCGGTGCGCTCAATTTCCTGCCCGCGCTCGCGCTGGGTCCTGTGGTGGAGCACTTCCTCACAACCCAAGGTCGTTTGTTTTAA
- the kdpC gene encoding K(+)-transporting ATPase subunit C codes for MKALFSELRPAISATLVLAAVTCGVYPLVVTGISQAAFKSKAHGSLITDKDGVVRGSSLLGQNFSGAQYFHPRPSAAGMGYDATSSSGSNLGPTSQKLNDALKERITAYRTENGFSDKEAVPADAVTASGSGLDPHISVKNAVLQAVRVAKARSLSVEKVKELVAANTAKPDLGIFGDAGVNVLKLNLSLDALK; via the coding sequence ATGAAAGCTCTCTTTTCAGAACTCCGTCCTGCCATCTCCGCCACGCTCGTGCTTGCAGCGGTCACCTGCGGTGTGTATCCCCTCGTTGTCACCGGCATTTCCCAGGCTGCGTTCAAGAGCAAAGCCCACGGCAGCCTAATCACCGACAAAGACGGCGTCGTGCGCGGCTCCTCGCTCTTGGGGCAGAACTTCTCCGGCGCTCAGTACTTTCACCCGCGCCCCAGCGCTGCGGGCATGGGCTATGACGCCACCAGTTCCAGTGGCAGCAATCTGGGCCCTACCTCACAAAAGCTGAATGATGCGTTGAAGGAGCGCATCACGGCGTATCGCACTGAAAACGGTTTCAGCGACAAAGAGGCTGTGCCTGCGGATGCCGTCACCGCTTCAGGCAGCGGCCTCGATCCGCACATCAGCGTGAAGAATGCGGTGCTGCAGGCCGTCCGTGTGGCCAAGGCGCGCAGTCTCAGCGTGGAGAAAGTGAAGGAACTGGTCGCGGCAAATACCGCCAAGCCTGATCTTGGCATCTTCGGCGATGCCGGAGTGAACGTATTAAAGTTGAATCTGAGCCTTGATGCTTTGAAGTAA
- the kdpF gene encoding K(+)-transporting ATPase subunit F: METILVGLIALALLAYLMVAMLRPEKF; this comes from the coding sequence ATGGAAACCATCCTCGTCGGGCTCATCGCCCTGGCCCTGCTCGCCTACCTGATGGTGGCGATGCTGCGTCCGGAAAAATTCTAA
- a CDS encoding porin produces MKAHFFSLLLLAPFVSRAESDAVTVAYKGYADTYYGYDFNEPVNHRRPGFLYNHTTTDAPAVNLALIQVELNGGWYHASLGLMAGTYSRINLAAEPDLLQHFYDTYVGVALNRSRTLWLDVGEFSSHIGFESAIGADNYTLSRSLMAENSPYFLTGGRLTWKPKKEWELAFLVVDGWQRVRPLAGNSLPGFGTKVAWTPHDRLLLNWSTYAGSEFPDDQRRMRYFNNLYAHLVLSSAVSMYLGCDIGWQQRATSGNNLWWSPNAILRWKLDDRWATAFRVEQYNDASGVIVSLPGRTALTGVSFNVDRQISKNLLFRVEMRYLRNSSPAFQRGDSLLRSSTSLLASFSIRFS; encoded by the coding sequence ATGAAAGCACATTTCTTCAGCCTGCTCCTGCTCGCGCCGTTCGTGTCGCGCGCAGAAAGCGACGCGGTCACCGTGGCCTACAAAGGCTATGCGGACACCTACTATGGCTACGACTTCAACGAGCCCGTGAACCATCGCAGGCCTGGCTTTCTCTACAACCACACCACCACCGATGCACCGGCTGTCAATCTGGCGCTCATCCAGGTCGAGCTTAATGGCGGCTGGTACCACGCCAGCCTGGGGCTCATGGCAGGCACGTATTCTCGTATCAACCTGGCTGCGGAACCTGATCTGCTGCAGCACTTTTACGACACTTATGTCGGTGTCGCTTTGAACCGCAGCCGCACCCTGTGGCTGGATGTGGGGGAGTTCAGCTCGCACATCGGTTTTGAAAGCGCGATCGGCGCGGACAACTACACGCTTAGCCGCAGCCTCATGGCGGAAAACTCCCCTTACTTCCTGACCGGCGGCCGCCTGACCTGGAAGCCGAAGAAAGAGTGGGAGCTGGCGTTTCTCGTGGTGGATGGCTGGCAACGTGTGCGCCCGCTGGCGGGCAACAGCCTGCCGGGCTTTGGCACCAAGGTGGCGTGGACTCCCCATGACCGTCTGCTGCTGAACTGGAGCACTTATGCCGGCAGCGAGTTTCCAGATGACCAGCGCCGCATGCGCTACTTTAACAACCTGTATGCGCACCTGGTGCTGAGCAGTGCTGTGAGCATGTATCTGGGCTGCGACATCGGCTGGCAGCAGCGTGCCACCAGCGGAAACAACCTGTGGTGGTCGCCCAATGCCATCCTGCGTTGGAAGCTGGATGACCGCTGGGCCACAGCCTTCCGCGTGGAGCAGTATAACGACGCCTCCGGGGTCATCGTAAGCCTGCCGGGCAGGACTGCCCTCACAGGCGTGTCATTCAATGTGGACCGCCAGATCAGCAAGAATCTGCTCTTCCGCGTGGAGATGAGATACCTGCGCAACAGCTCTCCGGCCTTTCAGCGCGGAGACTCCCTGTTGCGCAGCAGCACCTCCCTCCTGGCATCCTTCAGCATCCGTTTTTCCTGA
- a CDS encoding sensor histidine kinase encodes MNDDTRPDPDALLAQVQRSDAVAKSGKLHIFLGMCPGVGKTYAMLQTARQRVKEGVEVLVGIVETHGRSETAALLDDMQVLPRRKLEHRGFTLEEFDIDAVLAQRPQLVLVDELAHTNAPGSRHAKRYQDVLELIDTGIDVYTTLNVQHIDSQVDIVRQISGVTIQETVPDSILDRAHEIQLIDLSVEKLLERMADGKVYLGERAEQAVSGFFKEGNLTALRELALRFTAEQVDRNLEDIRRARRVSSAWKTNARLLVGVGPSPYAESLIRWTRRAATRLNCPWIVAWVETSRVLTPVEQERLTRALGLARKLGGEVVSVTGENISEALLQVARERNVSQIVVGKPDKPSWWRQSLADQIIIGSGDIDVCVVRPLAAAEKSTSAVLQDADSASVIGEYSWALVAVFTIASLCWGVVPYTGYMFVALVFLLGVVLAAMRLSRGPVLVMATISALCWDYLFIPPQFTFLINKAEDWVMFIMFFIVALSMGSLTSRLRAREEAERRRARQTGALLRVTQSAALAAEPAKGLAEALRSINELLHVQSALIVRENDRSLPKAVHMASTFQPSLKEWGVVAWSYENKQCAGRFTDTLPESEATWFPLQTATATMGVLGLQFEQETRLDFATRQMIEAFALQLALVLEKEHFIQAVSHAEVLAQSEKLHRTLLDSVSHELKTPIAVINASLEGMAGQSSPYLTEITTATQRLQRVVDSLLQMTRLESDVLKPNLDWCDVRDVIAAARKAVGEPLSAHEVRLNVPEDFPLLKLDHALLTQSVANILHNAAIYTPPGTGIEISISLRDQQLRLVIRDHGFGLPAGTELRVFEKFYRVQGSPVGGTGLGLAIARGFVQAQGGDITARNHPGGGAEFVIEINRVPVFDPADKMA; translated from the coding sequence ATGAACGACGACACACGCCCCGACCCCGATGCTCTGCTGGCGCAGGTGCAGCGTTCGGATGCCGTGGCCAAATCCGGCAAGCTGCACATCTTTCTCGGCATGTGCCCAGGAGTGGGCAAGACCTACGCCATGCTGCAGACCGCGAGGCAGCGTGTGAAAGAAGGGGTGGAGGTGTTGGTCGGCATCGTGGAAACGCACGGCAGATCGGAGACGGCGGCGCTGCTGGACGACATGCAGGTCCTGCCACGCCGGAAGCTGGAGCACCGTGGCTTTACTCTGGAGGAGTTTGACATCGACGCCGTGCTGGCGCAGCGGCCTCAGCTCGTGCTGGTGGATGAGCTGGCGCATACGAACGCCCCTGGCTCCCGCCATGCCAAGCGCTACCAGGATGTGCTGGAGCTCATCGACACGGGCATCGATGTGTACACCACGCTCAATGTCCAGCACATCGACAGCCAGGTGGACATCGTGCGGCAGATCAGCGGGGTCACAATTCAGGAGACGGTGCCGGATTCCATCCTGGATCGCGCGCATGAGATCCAGCTCATCGATCTCAGCGTAGAAAAGCTGCTGGAGCGCATGGCAGATGGCAAAGTGTACCTCGGCGAGCGTGCCGAGCAGGCCGTGAGCGGCTTCTTCAAGGAGGGAAACCTCACTGCGCTGCGCGAGCTGGCATTGCGCTTCACCGCCGAGCAGGTCGACCGCAACCTTGAAGACATCCGGCGCGCCAGACGTGTCAGCAGCGCGTGGAAAACAAATGCGCGTCTGCTCGTGGGCGTGGGCCCCAGCCCGTATGCCGAAAGCCTCATTCGCTGGACGCGCCGTGCCGCCACACGGCTGAACTGCCCGTGGATCGTAGCATGGGTGGAGACCTCCCGCGTGCTCACGCCGGTGGAGCAGGAGCGGCTGACGCGTGCGCTCGGACTGGCGCGCAAGCTGGGTGGCGAAGTCGTGTCCGTGACCGGAGAGAATATCTCTGAAGCACTGCTGCAGGTGGCTCGGGAGCGCAATGTCTCACAGATCGTGGTGGGCAAGCCCGACAAGCCCTCGTGGTGGCGGCAGTCGCTGGCGGATCAAATCATCATAGGCAGCGGTGACATCGACGTCTGCGTCGTGCGGCCGCTGGCGGCTGCGGAGAAGAGCACGTCGGCTGTTTTGCAGGACGCGGATTCCGCTTCCGTCATCGGCGAATACAGCTGGGCGCTGGTGGCTGTCTTTACCATTGCCAGCCTTTGCTGGGGTGTGGTTCCCTATACGGGCTACATGTTTGTGGCGCTGGTGTTTTTGCTGGGCGTGGTGCTGGCGGCCATGCGACTCAGCCGCGGGCCCGTGCTCGTCATGGCCACGATCAGCGCGCTTTGCTGGGACTATCTGTTCATTCCGCCCCAGTTCACTTTTCTCATCAACAAGGCGGAGGACTGGGTCATGTTCATCATGTTCTTCATCGTGGCGCTGAGCATGGGCAGCCTGACCAGCCGCCTGCGTGCCCGTGAGGAGGCTGAGCGTAGGCGTGCGCGCCAGACCGGGGCGCTGCTGCGTGTGACGCAGAGCGCCGCGCTGGCGGCAGAGCCTGCCAAGGGACTGGCAGAGGCACTGCGCAGCATCAATGAACTGCTGCACGTGCAGAGCGCGCTCATCGTGCGTGAAAACGACCGCTCCCTTCCAAAAGCCGTGCATATGGCCAGCACCTTCCAGCCGAGCCTCAAAGAGTGGGGCGTGGTGGCTTGGAGCTATGAAAACAAGCAGTGTGCCGGGCGCTTCACCGATACACTGCCGGAGTCCGAGGCCACCTGGTTTCCGCTGCAGACGGCTACCGCCACCATGGGCGTCCTGGGCCTCCAGTTTGAGCAGGAGACGCGGCTCGACTTCGCCACGCGGCAGATGATCGAGGCCTTTGCATTGCAGCTCGCATTGGTGCTGGAGAAGGAGCACTTCATCCAGGCGGTGAGCCATGCCGAGGTGCTGGCTCAGTCTGAGAAACTGCACCGCACGCTGCTGGACAGCGTCTCGCATGAGCTGAAGACGCCCATTGCCGTGATCAATGCCTCGCTCGAAGGAATGGCGGGGCAAAGCAGCCCGTATCTGACAGAAATCACCACTGCCACACAGCGCCTGCAGCGTGTGGTGGACAGTTTGCTGCAGATGACGCGGCTGGAATCCGATGTTCTCAAGCCCAACCTCGACTGGTGCGATGTACGAGATGTCATTGCGGCAGCGCGGAAAGCCGTGGGCGAACCCTTGTCTGCGCACGAGGTGCGGCTGAATGTGCCGGAAGATTTTCCGCTGCTGAAGCTGGACCATGCGTTGCTGACCCAGTCCGTGGCCAATATCCTGCACAATGCCGCTATCTATACGCCGCCAGGCACGGGGATCGAAATCAGCATCTCCCTGCGTGACCAGCAGCTCAGGTTGGTCATTCGCGATCATGGTTTCGGGTTGCCTGCCGGCACCGAGCTTCGGGTGTTTGAAAAATTCTATCGTGTGCAGGGCTCGCCTGTGGGTGGCACTGGGCTGGGGCTGGCCATCGCGCGCGGCTTTGTGCAGGCGCAGGGAGGAGACATCACCGCAAGGAATCATCCGGGCGGAGGTGCGGAATTTGTGATCGAAATAAACCGGGTGCCGGTTTTCGATCCTGCGGATAAGATGGCATGA
- the kdpB gene encoding potassium-transporting ATPase subunit KdpB codes for MSHKPTSLFDASILVPAVGGALQKLDPRLMVKNPVMFVTLVGAVLTTVSIFTSKADHGFITQLSIWLWFTVLFANYAEAVAEGRGKAQAASLRAARKDTIARKLKNGIEMQTPAPMLEKGDLVVCETGDVIPADGEVIEGIASVDEAAITGESAPVIRESGGDRSAVTGGTRVISDRIVIRITSEKGNTFIDRMISMVEGAQRQKTPNEIALTILLSAMTLIFLLVCITLRPFGIYSAVEFSTPVLIALLVCLIPTTIGGLLSAIGISGIDRLIRRNVMATSGRAVEAAGDIDVLLLDKTGTITIGNRMASDFRPAPGITEQQLADAAQLASLADETPEGRSIVVLAKDKFNLRGRELAAPHATFIPFTAQTRMSGVDLDGRSIRKGAADSIKNHVESQGGVYPPEIAKTVETASRAGRTPLVVCDGNKVLGVVELKDVVKGGIKERFAQLRKMGIRTVMITGDNPMTAAAIAAEAGVDDFMAQATPEDKLRRIRAEQSEGHLVAMTGDGTNDAPALAQADVGVAMNTGTQAAREAGNMVDLDSNPTKLIEIVEIGKQLLMTRGSLTTFSIANDIAKYFAIIPAMLMATFPAISPLNIMGLASPQSAILSAVIFNALIIIALIPLALKGVPYRPMGAAAVLQRNLLIYGFGGVVVPFIGIKAIDVIVATLHLA; via the coding sequence ATGTCACACAAACCCACCTCTCTCTTTGATGCCTCTATCCTCGTCCCCGCTGTCGGCGGGGCGCTGCAGAAGCTGGACCCGCGCCTGATGGTGAAAAATCCCGTCATGTTTGTCACGCTCGTGGGTGCGGTCCTCACTACCGTGAGCATTTTCACCAGCAAGGCCGACCACGGCTTCATCACCCAACTCAGCATCTGGCTGTGGTTCACCGTGCTGTTTGCCAACTACGCCGAAGCCGTGGCGGAAGGTCGTGGCAAGGCGCAGGCGGCCAGCCTGCGTGCCGCAAGAAAAGACACCATTGCTCGCAAACTGAAAAATGGCATCGAGATGCAGACACCCGCTCCCATGTTGGAAAAAGGCGACCTCGTCGTTTGTGAGACCGGCGATGTCATTCCCGCCGATGGCGAAGTCATTGAAGGCATCGCCAGCGTCGATGAGGCTGCCATCACCGGCGAGTCCGCTCCCGTCATCCGCGAAAGCGGCGGTGACCGAAGCGCCGTGACAGGCGGCACGCGCGTCATCAGCGACCGCATCGTCATCCGCATCACCTCGGAGAAGGGAAACACCTTCATCGACCGCATGATCTCGATGGTGGAAGGCGCACAGCGCCAGAAGACGCCGAACGAGATCGCGCTCACGATCCTGCTTTCCGCCATGACGCTCATCTTTCTGCTTGTGTGCATCACGCTGCGTCCGTTCGGCATCTACTCGGCGGTGGAATTCTCCACGCCGGTGCTCATTGCGCTGCTCGTGTGCCTGATCCCCACCACCATCGGCGGCCTGCTCAGCGCCATTGGGATCAGCGGTATCGACCGCCTCATTCGCCGCAATGTCATGGCCACCAGCGGCCGTGCCGTGGAGGCTGCGGGAGACATCGACGTGCTGCTGCTGGACAAGACAGGCACCATCACCATCGGCAATCGCATGGCGTCAGATTTTCGCCCTGCGCCTGGCATCACGGAGCAGCAGCTGGCCGATGCCGCGCAGCTGGCCTCCCTTGCAGATGAGACGCCAGAAGGCCGCAGCATCGTGGTGCTGGCCAAGGACAAGTTCAACCTGCGCGGCCGCGAGCTCGCCGCACCGCATGCCACCTTCATCCCCTTCACTGCACAGACTCGCATGAGTGGTGTGGACCTGGACGGTCGCAGCATTCGCAAAGGCGCGGCGGATTCGATCAAAAATCATGTCGAGTCTCAGGGCGGCGTGTATCCGCCTGAAATTGCCAAGACTGTTGAAACCGCCTCTCGTGCGGGACGCACTCCGCTCGTGGTGTGTGACGGAAACAAGGTGCTCGGCGTGGTGGAACTCAAGGACGTGGTGAAGGGCGGCATCAAGGAGCGCTTTGCCCAGTTGCGCAAAATGGGCATCCGCACCGTCATGATCACAGGAGACAATCCGATGACCGCCGCCGCCATCGCCGCCGAGGCGGGGGTGGATGACTTCATGGCCCAGGCCACGCCCGAGGACAAGTTACGCCGCATCCGTGCCGAACAGTCGGAGGGGCACCTCGTGGCCATGACTGGAGACGGCACCAACGACGCTCCCGCCCTGGCCCAGGCCGACGTGGGCGTGGCCATGAACACTGGCACGCAGGCCGCGCGTGAAGCGGGCAACATGGTCGATCTCGACAGCAATCCCACGAAGCTCATCGAGATCGTCGAGATCGGGAAGCAGCTGCTCATGACGCGCGGCTCGCTCACCACCTTCAGCATTGCCAACGATATCGCGAAATACTTCGCCATCATTCCGGCCATGCTCATGGCCACCTTTCCGGCCATCAGCCCGCTGAACATCATGGGCCTGGCCAGCCCGCAGAGCGCCATCCTGAGCGCCGTCATCTTCAATGCGCTCATCATCATCGCCCTCATCCCGCTGGCGCTGAAAGGGGTGCCCTATCGCCCCATGGGCGCTGCCGCCGTGCTCCAGCGGAATCTGCTCATCTACGGCTTCGGCGGTGTCGTCGTTCCCTTCATCGGCATCAAGGCCATTGATGTCATCGTTGCCACCCTTCATCTCGCTTAA